The Deinococcus fonticola genome contains the following window.
CCCGCCGCATCGGGGAGGGCGCTGACCTGCGCCAACCCTTGCCCGGTGCAGGTCAAGGAGACGAACTGGCGCGGCTGTCCCTGACCCTGCAAGACAGTTTTGCCCGCCTGGCCGACTCACGTGACCGTGAGCAGGCGTTTCTGCGGGCCGCCGCGCACGACCTGCGTAGCCCCCTGGCCGCCCTGCAGGCCCGCGTGGACAGCACCCTGGCCCGTGAGCGTGACCCCGAACGCTACCGTCAGGACTTGCGCGAGGTGGGGCGCGACATCACCCGCCTGTCCAGCCTGGCCAATCACCTGCTGCTGCTGGCCCGCGACCCATCCGCCATGGCTAAAGCGCCCGTGCCGCTGCGGGAGCTGGCCGCAGAAGCGGTCGACCGTGCCCGTGAGCTGGCCCCTGAAGCGGACGTCGACCTGAAGGCCCCGCAGCCTGTCACCATGACGGGCGACCGGGTGCTGCTGGGGCAGGCCATCTGGAACCTCACCATGAACGCCGTGAAACATGCCCCCGAGGCCACCGTAACGGTAAGCGTGCAGGGTCAACCGGACGGCAGTGCCCACGTAACGGTGCAGGACAACGGCCCCGGCGTCAGCACCGACACGCTAGCCCGCCTGGGCGAAGCGTTTTACCGCCCGGACGGCAGCCGCACCGGCGACGGTCATGGCCTGGGCCTCGCACTGGCCCGCCGCGCTGCTGAGCTGCACGGCGGCCAGCTAACGCTCGAAAGTGCCCCCGGCAAGGGGTTCCGGGCCACCCTGCACCTGCCCAACACGCTGGCGCCCGGTGCTAGGCTGGGGACTCATGAACCAGGCCCAACCCGAAGCATTCCGGAACCCGCGCACTGACCCAGAGACGGCTCCGGTCACCCGCTGGAGCGCCGTCGTGCTGGGCGGCGGTGACCCTGGAGACGCCTTCGCTGCCGCCCACGGCGTCAATGTGAAGCCTCTTATTCCGATTCACGGGCAACCCATGGCCCTGTATGTCCTCAAGGCTTTGCGAGCAAGCGGGCAGGTGAGTCGAATCGCCTACGTCGGCCCCACCACACCCGCTATCGACGCCCTGGTCGATACGCGGGTCACTGACCACGGCACGCTGCTCAGCAACCTGGAAGCGGGCGTGGAAGCCCTCGGTCAGACCGGGCTGCACCCCAACGAGCGCGTTCTGGTGGTCACCGCCGACATTCCGATGCTGAGCGCCACACAGGTCACCGACGTCCTCCAAAACGCGCCCCGCGATGCCGGCCTGGTCTACCCCGTCGTCCGGCGCGAGGATTGCCAGGCCGCCTACCCCGGCGTGAAACGCACTTACGCCACGGTTCGGGACGGTACGTTTACCGGCGGTAATCTGTTTATCCTCGACCCGGCGCTCATCGGGCAATTTCTACCGAAACTCCGTGAACTTCTCGACGCCCGTAAAGCCCCCCTCAAAATGGCGGGAAT
Protein-coding sequences here:
- a CDS encoding sensor histidine kinase, with product MALSLRTRWGMWAALATGLSVLLVAAGLFFTVTALMRRSQEEKVIGAVQAVQNLIERQHDNFNYQVTGQVFINPRDLERIADGSGQRTGLELRLLLSSNGQTQNFSTRQFPSGVSSTLKPGRYELDDEYVLVNQLAPNAVLTVLADGRPLQEARRAFLRALTFLLPLSLLLSLLVGWLVAGRLLAPVRRLEGAARRIGEGADLRQPLPGAGQGDELARLSLTLQDSFARLADSRDREQAFLRAAAHDLRSPLAALQARVDSTLARERDPERYRQDLREVGRDITRLSSLANHLLLLARDPSAMAKAPVPLRELAAEAVDRARELAPEADVDLKAPQPVTMTGDRVLLGQAIWNLTMNAVKHAPEATVTVSVQGQPDGSAHVTVQDNGPGVSTDTLARLGEAFYRPDGSRTGDGHGLGLALARRAAELHGGQLTLESAPGKGFRATLHLPNTLAPGARLGTHEPGPTRSIPEPAH
- a CDS encoding nucleotidyltransferase family protein, with protein sequence MNQAQPEAFRNPRTDPETAPVTRWSAVVLGGGDPGDAFAAAHGVNVKPLIPIHGQPMALYVLKALRASGQVSRIAYVGPTTPAIDALVDTRVTDHGTLLSNLEAGVEALGQTGLHPNERVLVVTADIPMLSATQVTDVLQNAPRDAGLVYPVVRREDCQAAYPGVKRTYATVRDGTFTGGNLFILDPALIGQFLPKLRELLDARKAPLKMAGIIGGGILFDFVTRRLTVQKLEDKVSQLLNVPARAMITSHAAIGTDVDKDADLQLAEQHLTPRA